Part of the Hippopotamus amphibius kiboko isolate mHipAmp2 chromosome 7, mHipAmp2.hap2, whole genome shotgun sequence genome, GGATGAACTGGAGTTGGGTGCAAATCCATCTTAGAGAGGCTCAGCGGGTGCCTGGGCCACACTTCTTGATCCATCCCAGTGAATGACTGTAGATGAATGAAGCCTTGTTTCCATGAATCCAGTTACACTGATTCTTCTTTCTTGAAGACAAATGTATTATGATAGGAAGGACCAAGGCGGAGGCCTGTAACTGCTGCCTCCCTGACCAAGGTACCAGTACTACTGCCAGTACCACGCGACTACATCAGCACACCCACCCCCAGGAGGACTGCAGAGCTTAGGGCCACCATCGAGGTTCCCCGTTGGCTCACTCTTGGTCCTCGGCTGAAGCTGTGGCTGGTGGTTGAACCACACACTTCACTCAACAGCAGCCCCTGATCCAGAGCTTCCCCACCGTTGCATTTACTGGAGCAGGTCAACACCATCTCTGGCACACAGTGGATATTCTTACAGCCAGCCTCAGCACCTTCCCCAGGCTCCACACTGCACATCTACCTGTGCGTTTCCTTGGTACACGGGGACGGATTTGGCCAGCGCATCCCCCCCAGTCTTCATCGGTAGGGATGCCCGAGACAGCCTGTCTTTACGAGACAAACCCTCGTTTTGTGCTGTTTGGGGCCATGCTAACACTTACTGCCAAAACAGATTCTGAAGGTACTTGGACAATCTGGACTCCTGTGGCACAGTACCTGGTCCACTCTGATTATATCAAGTGGACCTGGAGAGCAGGAAGGGCAGGCACCCTTCAACCCTATTTGGGTCAtaatgtgttattattattattgatacatTGATTGATActgattttaaatagaattttgtatctatgttcataaaTGGTATTGGTAGTTTCAATCATTTTGCTGTGTCTTTATTCAATTTTGTTTCTAGAGCTGcactatttacataaaattcaaaggagagttattcttttaaaatactttctatgtTCTGGAATATTTTAAGTGACATAGATTAATCTTTTTCTACTTTAGTAGATTGGTTGAAATTCACTTTGAATGCATCTAATCTTGGTGATTTTCTTTCACTGGTAGATCTTTAATtagttttccaatattttcttttacagtAATTGGCCTATTCAAGTTTTTCCACTTCTTCCTGGATACATTTaggtaatttttttacatttctaagaaattatctcttttttctaGACTTGTAAATATGTTTCCATCTAGTTGGTAGATGCATTATTACCTTATAATTATAATTCTctcaatttttcctttatatggGATGATGCTTCACTTTCTgtcctccatccccctccccccttctgttctttctttccccaTCTGTCTCTTTCTTCCCCCATCTGTCTCTTTCTTCCCCATCATTAGCTTCTAAAGGTTTAACATCAAAGAATCATGTTTGGATTAAGCCATGCTTTCTACCTATTTTGTTTactatatcattatttttagctttcatgtttattaaattcatttctcCTAATTTCTTTGagttcattttgttcttttcctaatgCGTTTAGCGGCGTACCAAATgactttatctttatttttcctctaaaataatgAAACTCTTTTAAGGTAATGCATTTCCTTTTAATAAGGCATTTCCTGCATCCATCTGGTTTTGGCACAAAATGTTCTGCTTTTCAAAGCTTCCGAGGTactttaccatttcttttttaattctttgatccAAGGATTGTCTTAAGTAAATTTCTTATCGTTCAAGCCCTTAAGATATTGTCAGTCATTTTGTATTATTGTTTCCAATTTTACTGTTTCCTAATCAGATTATGTGGCTGGCCAAGTTTCGACTTTCATTTTAATTGTGTCAAAAGGTTTGATTGGAGGCCAAGCACATCACTGATTTTGTAAAAAGTTTCAGCAGGTATCTCTTTCTCTGTGAAGGATGCTGGTGGGCAAAGGGCTCGCCGTGCTGGTGTGAAAGTTGTTAGCGTGTCGTAAATCTGCTTGGTCAAGTTTAGTGGCTGTTCTGTGAGATTTCTCCACATCTCTGTTTACTGTTGTTTTCACCCTGTGCTGGATCTGCACGGTGATGGAACAGGTGCGGGAACGGCTCACTGTAGTGTGGTTTTATCAAGTCCCCCAGGTTTCCAGCAGCTCTCGCTGTAAGAATCGCTCACGTTTGTCATGTGCTAAGGGCTTTCCGGAGCACCTCCTGTGGTCCTCACAGGAGGCCTACGTGGTGGGGACCCCTTACAGGAAGGAAGATGGGGATTCAGGCCCAGCCCGTCCAGGGCCCCGGCTTCACGGCAGAGTTCCTGGTGGACCCTCACTGGCAACCCCAGCGACCACGGACACACTTTGGATGCACAGACTGTGAAGATCCTAACTTCTTCATGAAGTTTGCCTGTTATTACGAGGGTCTGGTCTTCTTTATGCCACCTACTCGTTCGACCTTCAATGCTCATCGCCTTCGTCAAGTACCTTTTGCACAGTAAACACCTTGCTGCGTGTCCTAATTTACCCGTGTCTTTGTGGCTGTGTGTTCTCGCcgctctgttttcttccttcatttccagCAGTTTCTTATTACGTTGCTTCTATTCCTCTCATGTCCACGTAGCTTAGCTTTGCTGTTGATCAAAACTGAAGATCACAGACTTTAACGGGGAAGATGGTCCCTTCACATTAGTGCGATGACCTACATATTTGGGTTTACTGTTTGCTGAATACATTACATTTTCGatgcattttacttattttttttttgcaggtttgATCAAATTATTATTTACTACCTTTTTTCCAATGGTtacattttttttggtttgaaaGCGCTATTGCAAATTACATTCTCTTTTaggggatttttttccctaaaattggAACCCATGATGCTAACAGTTACATCTGTGCTAGACGTGCCCATCTGCCCAGTGAGGTGACGTGGTTCAGATGTGTATTTCCCTCCAAGACTTTTCTCCCGCTCATGGGACCTTTCTGACCTTTCTCCTCCAATCTTCTTCAACCTTCGATTGTGCTGAGATagtgtacaatttttttatttctggacaGTTATTAGACTTTCCATTTTAGTTAGcaattgcatttctatttttttagccTGCAGATACACTCAcgtgtaagaaataatacaggaaCAAGGATGTTCATTGCACCATAGTTAGTAAAAGTGAATTATGAGAAACAAGCCAAGTGGCCACCAATAGGAGACTGATGGTGTAAATTATGGTGCATTCATGACATTGAATTCTATGCAGCTGTTAAACACAATTAGGAAGTGGTTTTATATCCTGCTATATAAATATCTTCAGTGTAGAAAGAAAAGTACAGCACAATGTATATAATGTGttgctattttatttcctttgtaaagGCGGTGTTTGCATGTGACTGTGGGTTTGCTTCTGGAAGGAGTTGTTTCCTGCCTCCCCGCAGAGAAGCTGCTGTGAGTTTTCTTCTTAATGTTTCAGATCTGTTCATCTGTGGCTGAGTTTTCTTCAGATGAAGCGAGTAGGTGgaacctgctgtgtgacctgcaTGCCTGGAAACTGCCTTTTTTTGTGCTGATGTGATGTTTTCTTGGGGTCCTGGTCCTTCCCTCCCAGTGCCGGGAGATGCTCTAGCATGGCCCGTGGGAAGCATGATCAAAGCGTGTGCTCTCAGGGCTTGTCTGGATTGTGTTCCTTCCACCCCAAAGTGCGCCCACTTTCCCACCCCTGTCATTTGGGGATTCTACAGGGACAGCCTCGAGGCAGACCCTGGGCCCGCCTGGGTCCTGAGCTGTCCAGTCAGCCGTCTCCTCTCACAGAGACGGTCTCCTGTTATTTGTTCTGCCGTAGCgtctcttttgttttctcctttggaATTCGAGTGCCTCCTATGCTGGGTTTCCCGCCTTCCCTCACAGTTCTCACCCTGTTTCCACGTGGTTTCCCTGTTTTCGTGGTTTTATGGTTCCTGCCCTGAGGTTTGCACCTCACAGCATCAATATGGCGTCCGCACCATTAcaccaaattttattttgttttgttttgacaatCTTGTTTTTCCCTAGAAAGTGACTTTCAGGTGTGACCCCACTGTCCCTGAGGATTCCTGTTCTTCATTTGGTTTTGGTGGGAGGCGTGTTTTGGTTTAGGATCTTCCTGCCCCCAAGGGCGGCCCCTTTCACTGGGTTCCTCTCATCTTAGATTTCTGTCCTGGGCTCCCTGAGACGTGCGACTGTGGGATCCCGCGGGGGGTGGCGGTGGACTGGGGGTGGGGCGCCATCAGCTCAGGTGGGCGGGGCCCCCACGTGCTCACGCCCTCCCAGCTCTGGGGGCCAGGATGTCAGGACACAATTCTGGGTCTGATACTGACCTGGCACTGGGAGTCCTCGGTTCTGCCCTAGTACCGTCTGCTGCCTTAGTGGCCTCTCACGGCTGTTTTCAGACCCCTCTTCAGCCCACCTTGGTGGGACTCCCCAGGGTCGAGCTCCCTCTAGGTCCTGAGGGCTCACAGGACCGAGCCCCACCCCGGCTCATCAGAAGAGGACAGAGGGGAGGCTGGACAAGACAGGCACAGGGCCTCCCCGGCCGTCCCGGCGTCCCCTCCACGGGGACCATCGCTGAGCACGGGCGCCCTGCGGACCTGGCTGAGCCCTTCTAGCCTTGTCATGCTGTTTGCACAATAAGATTGTCGTGACCATCCTACGAGCTCGTCGGATGGGGACCCTGGACCTGGCTGCGTGGGGGAGGGGCCGCTCTCAGGGCTTGCAGGTCGGTCCACGTGGTGCCCTGCGTGCGGTCAGAGcttcccaggaggagaagagcgCACTTGCTGGTTCCTGTCACGCCTCTTTCCCGGTCACTTCCCTGAATAGGCGACGAGGGCCTCCAAATGGCCCCCCAGTTCCCCTGCATCTTGGCAGCTCTGCCAAGATGCGTTTTATTACTGACCCAGAGCCCAGCCAAGTCCCTGAACAGAAATCTTCAGTCCTGCCACGCTGATCTTTTCTCGTcactattaaacatttattaaatactctGCGTCCAGCCAAAGCCGGGGGACGGCAACCTGGGGGTGAGTGAATGCTTTCGGCGAATCACACCGTGAATCGCCTCCTCTCGGCAGCCCCTGGGGTCGAGGGGCACGGCCCCCGGGCACCGAGCTGGGTTTCAGGGCTGTGGACAGCGTTTGGAGGAGTTCGAGTCCAGAGGAGACCCGTCTGACCTGGAGAGAGGGGCCTGGGTGACACGGGACGGAGGAAGAGGAACGTGGGGACGGAGTCGGGGCAGCACGTGGCAGATGGATGGTGCGCAGCCAGCGGCGGTGAGGAAGGCAGAAACATGCCTTCCGGGGCCTCGGGCTGAGgccatgggggaggggctggaacgGAGccagaggtgaggggaggagggggaggttgaggagggggaggggcaggggtccaGGTGGTGAAGGCCGGGCTGGGCCGAGGAGGGAGCACGTCCACCCGCGTCACTCACGGCCTTTCCTGACGGAGGCGCCGGGCTCTCCCGTCGCCGCagtcccgcccccagcccccgccgAGAGGCCCCACACAGGTGTGCTTGACCGGCGTGGACTGGAAGGGCCAGCCTGTTAGGAAAGGGACCCCCCACGCAGGCCAGACCCCTCACAGCCAAGGGTGCCCAGGGCCAGGCCTTGCATCTGGAGGAGAGCGCAGCGTGCCTGACGTCCCAGCGCGGCTGTGGGCCTTTGCGGGGCGGCCACCTCGGTGTCGGGGCTGGGAGACCGGGGCTGGAACCTACTGCCCGCGTGACCTGAGGGGACGCGCCACCTCTCCTGTGACCTGAGCGCCACGCTGTCCCCTCCACAGAGCGGAGATGCAGCCGGTGCAGGAAAGGTCCTGGGAGATGCTCGATGTGCTCCAGGCACCCCTCCCAGGCCGAGAGCCCCCAACGTGGTGGCCTTCCACCCCCTGTCTGGAGAGCTCCGAGCTCGCCCGGGTGGCCGAGTGACCGTGCCCAGGAGAGGCCTGGCCGAGGCAAGGACAGGGGCCCCGCCCCGACCACGCTGTGCCGGCGATGTGTGTCCCGGGGGCCAAAGTGAGCTCTGTGGGAGCCAGTGGGACAGAGCCGGTCCCCACCCACCTCTGAGGTGAAGGCTCGCCACCTCCCTGATGAAGTGATGGACGCGTCTGGCCTCAACGTCCAGGGATTTCAGACCTTCCAGGAGAGCCCTGCGGGACCGCCGCTGTGACTCAGTGCGCAGCTCCGCCCTCTCGTCATGGACGTATCGCCCGGTGGCTGGAGTGTCGTCCACGCCGTCCATGTCACGGCTGTGCGGGCAGCTCCGGGCCTGGGCTGAGCCTCCACGGCCACttggagggagggggcttgagcCTGGTCTGCGCCCACCGAGTCACCAGGAACGTATGCGCTATCTTGTGGCGTTAAAGTGAGTTGATAGCTTATGCTTGTCTGTCCAAACTGCTCCAAATCCCAGCAAAACTGAGTGGGTTCTGTGCAGCCAGTGGGTTCCTCTGGGGTTTGttctgaatgttttccttttaCCCAGAGAGGTAGCAACACTAGGGAACACGCTGACGCCTGGGCGGGCACCcggtgtggggcggggggcgtCTCTCCGGCCCGTGACGGCTCCTGCAGCCCCACGGAGGCCCTGGTGCTGGGCACACCCTCGGGGTCACCCACGGGAGCCCCCAGAGGCAGCATCCCTGTTTCTGCTTTACGTCCTGTGAGCTAGGACACCCAGGGAACCTCTTTGCCAAGGAAGCAGAAGGACCCCGCATCCCAAATGCAAGAGCACTAGAGCCTTCAGCGAATCCCCAAGCGTTTCATAGAGATCGTTCGGAGGGGAGGGGTCAGAGGGTAGATGGATTTCAAAAAATTAACCTTTTTACTTCAGAGTAACTGtaggtttacagaaaatttacaaaaaggGCGGAGAAAGTCCCCGCACACCTCCCGCCGTTTCCCCCGACGCCATCCCCTTACGTACCCACCGTGCGCTTGGTCAACAGGGAGTGACGGACTTGGGCACCTCACCAGGGACCCGCGCCAGCCGTTATCTGTATTTCATCTGTTCTTCATTAATGCTCCATAGGGAGGCTTCTTTCCAGCTTGATCGAGACACGATTGACCTACAGCCGTGCGTGAGTTCAAGGTGTGCGGCGCGGTGGGTGACCTGCATGGTGATGAGGGCTTGGCCTGAGCTGGGACCCTGCCGCGGCCTCGGGGCCCATCCACTCCAGGGACAGGTCCTTCCGCGCATGCCGCCCCTTCTCACGCCCAGCCTCGCCCCCGATACCCCTCCCTTTAGGTGCCTGTGTGCCCGGGCTCACGCCTCTCCTCAGCCAGTGCTGGGGCCATTCTGCAATCTCAGCCGGGagccgcctcctccaggaagccttccctgaagcCATCCATCAGGCCAGGCGAGACGCCCTTCGGGGACACCCCTGGGACAGCAGGGCCTCCCCGACTggctgagacagagagaggcagccCCGGAGCCGCCGCGGTCGGGCCCGAGGGACTGATGACGGGACCCACAGGCGCTGGGCTGGGCAGCCAGCCTCTGCTGCACGCAGGCCTGACGGGGACAGAGGGGTCCCCGTGGCGTCCACCCTGAGGCGGCGCCGGGAAGGCGGCTTGTGGCGGCAGAGGCGACGGCGGCCACCGGGGGGCACTGTTGGCCAGCTCTCCCCGCGCTGGGGCCGTGGCTCTGGGGCCGCGCGCCCGGTGTCTGATTCCCGGGCTGGGAGCTGATGGAGACGCCTGACCGGGGCTGCGTGGGAATCGAGGGCCCGGGGGACTGGGAGCTTCTAGAACTGCAGCTGGGGCCCCCCCAGGCCGCACACTGACCCATGGGGGCCGGTCAGCCAGGGGGCTGTGAGGGGGCCTCACCCGGAGGCCCAGGCCTGCCCCGTGCCTCCCGACCTCCCGGGCCATCCACGGCAGGGAGACCTGAGGCACGGGGTCCCCGATGTCCGCGGGGACCAGCAGACGGAGACCCGTCCtttccgcccccgcccccggcctgcCCCCAGACAGAGGGCACATCGCAGGGACCCAACCGTGGAGCAGGGTGACCGGGGGGGCCCCAGAGAGCCTGCTCGGACCGGGCACTGAGGTCAGAGTCCCGGGCCGTCCCCGCTCCCCCGACACGTCCGGGTCCCTCTGGGGGCGCTGCGCCCTGCCGGCACGGCGCACACTCACAGCCCTGCCCGCGGACCCCAACCCCAGGTCAGCCCCAGCCGCCTCGTCCTCTCTTTTCCCCAGTGAAATCCCGACGTCCTTCCTTGTTGGATCACAGACGTATTCCTCCCAGACCTGGTGGCAGCCGCTCCCTGGCTCCGTCCAGCTGGTTCCTTCTTCATTGTCAGCAGGAAATTCCCTGCCGGCGACCCTGGCCAGGACCCTGGCCGCTCAGAGGGCCCTCAGCGCGGGATGGAGGCCCTGCTGCTTCGCCCTTCAGGTCCAGACACCGCAGGCGCCGGAcgcagagccccccccccccaccccccgccgtccctccagccccagcagAGAGGCGGGATCCAATCTGCAGGACTCGGTCTTAATTCCCTGCGTCTCCTCCCTGAAACAGACCCCCCGGTGGGAAGGAATCGCTCACTCTCATGTGGCCCGTGGGCCGAGCCGGGCCCTCTCCAGGGCGCTGCGTCTGCACGTCTCCTGTGAGCCGGTCTGTGGCCTGCCTCTCTGTTGGGGCAAAGTGCCCTCAGCTCACAGTTCTTAAAATAAACTCGTGTGGGCTGATGCGCGCCGCGCCGGCTCCTCCAAGCCGCCTCGCTTTACTTTCCAAACAACAGACCCGAGGAGACGCTGTCCTCACTTACAGGTGACAAAGCAGGAGCCCAGAGAAGCCAAGGCGTCTgcccagagagaggagaaagacctgcgctgaggctggggagggcaCCGCCCACCTCTGGGGTGCACAGGGACGGGGCTCCCAGCCCTCCCGCCGCTGCCCCGAGAAGCCGTGAAGGATGCTGTCCGGGGCTCCAGCCCCTGAGCTGCCCTCTGTCCCCTTCTGTCCCCTCCCCTGTCTGCGTGGCTGGCCTGCTGGCCTTGCCCCCAGGGGTGACGCTGGGCCCCTGAGCACACCCGCCCCACGCCTTCCCGAGACCCCGGCCCCAGGCACCCACGGGGCACGGACGGGGCATGGGAGGATGCGGGGGAGCCGCAGGTGTGAGCTCAGCTCCCTGCCTTCTGACCCTCCGTCCTTCACGCGACGCCTCCTGACGCGTGGCCTCCTCCTCCACCCGGCTGCCCGGATGCCACCTGCCGCTGGCGGCAGCTGTCAGGACGGAGGTGGCCATTGGAGGCGCCGGAGGGGGCCGGCAGGATTCTGGTCAGGACCTGGGCGGTGGGCGCACCTCCCGCTGAGTCACCAGACCAGGCCAATGTCACCAGGAGCCTCTGAAGACTGAAGGGGCTTCATCGGAGGGTGCCGCCTGGGCTCACCCCGGGCGCCCTGTGCTCCGCACGCGGGGAGTTAAGCGGCACCCCCTGCCCCTGTGGGACTTTCTGACGTCACGTGAGCTGGTCCTACAGGCGCTGAACTGCGGGGGTGGCGGGGGCGTAAACCAGCAGCCCCTCTTCCGGGTGACGCCACCTCGCTTCCCAAGACCCCACTTCTGGGTCTGCCCCCCGGCACGTCCCGCTGGCAACCCTCACCCCACAGCTAATTGGTCTCGGAAGAAACGTGCGTTCCCTTAATGCCTGGTATCAGAAGTGTTCCGGAAGCTTCCACCTGCTGGAAGGGACGTGGGGCACAATCCACCTGTGGGGGTTCCCGCGGTTCCCCATCCTTGGGTGACAGCTGCTCCagctctgcccccccccccagcccccagctgcctTCCTTCAGCCTCTCGTTGCCTCTGGAGGTGCCGCGGAAACCCCTTCTGGAAATTCAGGGCCCTGGAGGGAGCAGGGCCCCCGTCACCCTCTCTCAGCAGCTCCGGGGCAGGGAAGGAATGGGCAGGACTAGACGAGGGGGTGTGTGGGGCAGGACGGGGCAGGACGGGGTCCCAGGAGATTGCTGGGGGGGGAGtcccaggaaggggagggggcggggaaggcCAAGGTTATGCTCTAGAGTGAGTTGTGCTGACGGCCCAAGACCCCAGTGCGGTGTGGGCGCTGCAGAGGCCGCCCTCTGAAGCAAAGCGTCCCTGGTGTCCTTGGGAGCTTTCCTGCTCTCCACCAGCATCTCTCTGACGGACCTGCCCAGGGAGCTGTGAGCTCAGAGCAGGGCTCACTGCCCGGGAGGGCCGGGTCGCACGGCTGGGGACCCTCCTGGACCATCTGCCTGGAAACAGCCCGCCCCCCATACCCGGGAAGCTCTGGCCCATAGACTCACCCTCCCCGAGGAGGCAGCTCAGGGTCAGCTTCCTGGGGGGCACCTGGCCCGATCCTGCTGCAGCTCCTCCGGCCCCATGGAAACCTCGTGCCCGGGGGCCAGTGCTGAGCTGCTGGCCAGGTGGAGAGAGCGCCGGGTGTGTTCCCTGGAGCAGGGGCCTTCCAGCGCCTGAGCGCCTGTGCGTCCACACCCGGTCTGGAGGGGCTCGGGCGTCCGCTGTGTTTCGTGACTGTGAGGCCGTTCAGCTTGCTCTTAAATGTGCACCCCGTAGGTGCAGACAAAGCGTGCTCGGAGAGGCCGCGCCCCAGCTTCGCGCAGGGAAGTGGAGCTGAGTGCACGTGAGCTTTACAACCCGGGGACCAGCTGCATGTACACTGTGGTGGCGACACCTGAGACCCCACCTCGGCACGTTTCACGCACACGATGCTCGCCTGTGAGCTGGGACCACGTCGCACAGCGGGCCCGGCTCGACCACCTCACGGCGGGACTTGCTGCCCGGGACCTCGCCTCCATCTCCTCTCCCGAGGCCTGGCCGCCGTTGGAGAGTGATGACGTTTTCACAGCTAGGCGGGCACGGGGCAGCAGGCTGGCAAGCAGGTttagtttcattaaaatttaacacTACTTAATTCGCTTTAAAAAAGGTGAAAACAgatttattcttattctttattcttaGGTTGTTGCGAGAATTAAATGAACAGTGACAGGAGTGTAATAAACACTCAGCAAAAATTATTCGTACAATTTCAAACTTAATGGCAATatgttttgtatgttttgaatCACCTGAGATGTTCTTTGGGACAAATACAGGACCTTTATTGTTCTAGTGTTTTTCCATGGCattcattatttataatttacattttgccttttaattttaataagtagTCCTTAATACTTTGGAATAAAATAACctgttttgaaaaacagaaaaaataatttttatctcttaagctttcatttgcatttttatgaaaatgtatCCGCAATGCCTATATGTTCAATACAATTACGTTTTACTGTTTGGGtctttaattcattattttcagCCAGACACAAAGTAGACGATCACGATCTTGATTTAATCTTGATTAAAATCTAGTGATTTTACTGAAATACagttaagaaaagaaatgtgtgAATTGCCCTGCTTTATGTAATTGGTCAACTAAACGTCACAGCCATCCAGAGGACCCCCAGGTGGGTGATGAGGACACTTGGCTGGCTTTGATGTTTTAGAGACTTTTCGTCATTTAAAAACCAGAGTTTTTCACGGTTTTGAGTTGCGTTGCTTGTGAAAGCAGGGTGATGGTATTTGCATGTCACAGTTTGTCACGTGACCTGTAACTTTAAGGATTTCTGGGAAGGGGGCCATTGGGgccttctctctcctgccctccgGACCCTCAGGGGTGGTTTTCCTGCCCTGTTCGCCCGGGAACTTTCCCTCCATGTTTACGGAACGAACTCCCGCCTGTAGACCGTGTCTCCCTGACCCCTCCTGGGAGCCGGTACCGGGGCCCAGTGAGTTCAGAGCTGGGAATGGTCGCTGGAAACTGCAGGTGGTCCAGAGGCCCACACGTCAGAGAGGAAACGAGCGGGAGGTGCTCAGAGGCCCGCGGGGCGCGCGTGTGGACCTGCTGAGgccaccccctcctgccccccgaAGGCGGGGACGTGGCCCCTCCCGAGTCCGGGCTGAGGGTGGCCGGTGGGGAGGTGTCGGCCACTTTGTAGGGCAGAGGTGACGTCGGCTGAGGGGACAGTGCTGGCGGGGTGGCCCCTCCTTTAAGTCAGGTGTCACTCGAGGGCTCATTCTTCCTTATCTGCAGTTTCCATTTTCATCTCAGGGGCCATGACTTGTTTAagtgaaaagtaaacaaaaacagaTCAGTTAAGGAATCAGTTTTTGGCTCGTTTCTCTGGAGATCTCTGGCCAAGCACCCCAATGGGACCCCCCGTCTTACCTCCTCACACTCTCCCCAGACACCCGCCCGTCCCCAGCCTCCCCGGGCCACCCCGTCCCCGTCCTGGGGACCCCGGGGCAGCTCACGTTGTGCGGGGAAGGCTGACGGCCCCACATCTTGTTTGGGGTTCATGAGTTTCCTTCCCAGGGAGGAGCCGGGAAGCTCGGGTGATGTCAGCTTCATTATACGGTTCTGTTCCAGCTTCGAGGCTGCCTGGACACAGGGGCTCGGCTGGCGGTCACCCCTTGTCCTCACCACCCTTGGAGGCCTCCGTGTGGCTTTAGGGGGCCAGCACCCCTTCAGGGGGCCGAGATGCTCCAGGAAGGCCCCGGGCAGGCTGGTCTTTGTGCTCGAGGCACTGGACACCACATCCAGGGAGCCAGGACGCCTCCTCCGACTGGATTCACAGCCTGGGACAAGGCCGGGGAGGGTGCTGCCCCGTCCCCTCGCAGGCCTGGATCAAGACCCTCTTTGTGCGGAACTCACTCTGTCTTTAACCCCTGACAGGAAACCGATGGGGGAGGCCGTCTCTGCAAAACACCTCCCACGTCCATCCCCCGTCTCAGACATAAAGAGCCATGTAATTTGAGAGTTCATTTAGTTTGACCAATTCTCGTCCACTCTCCATCACTGTGAAATTAACAGGAAAAATTACAAATTGCTGGAAGACCGGGACCTCAGACTGTGGGCGTGTGGGCTTATGCAGGTTTGATAAGCTGAAGACATTAAAAATGGAAGAGACGGCTCTAGGTAGACCAATTGGCCTGCAATTTTAATGAGCTGCAGCTCTGGGCAGCAGCCGGCgtctggagggaggcaggagccggGCGGGGGCCCCCGGGGGCCCAGTGCCCGAAAGCAGGCAGGGCCACGCCTGGCCTGTGCGAGGCCCCTCCACACAGATCCCGCCAGGCCGTCCGGGTGTTGTCACCCCCCGtgcatcccctcctccccacagggGCTCCCGGGGGCAGGGCATTTGCCCGAAATCCTCTTAGCGCCTTAGATGCCCCGGCACGTGTGAGGCCGGGGGTGGAGGCTTCAATGCTCCTTTTACGCATAGTCAGGTGAGTAAACCTGTCACAGAAACAACAGGGACAGGCAATGAAGCATTAACGTCCCGCCGGCGGCCCCGAGCGAGCGCGTCTGCCGGATCCCGGGTCCACCACGGAGGCCGGCCTCTGGGTCTGACTCGGCAAAGCCGGCCCCTCGGGGGACGGCGCTGAAGGCCAGCCGTGCCCTCTGCGTGTGGCCTCCTTCGTGGGGTCCACGGGGCCCCAGGCGTGGAGCCGTGGCTGCGGGAGCCCGGGGGGACTGCGCCCACCCCCGCGGCTCTGCCACGGGGTGGACAGCCCAGGACGGCGCAGCCTGCCGCCGTCGGTCCCTCAaccc contains:
- the LOC130856804 gene encoding collagen alpha-1(I) chain-like: MPAGGDGVRGAGNAAFLDLSVWRLSQDGLATATQPPDRPPPASLLCVSSVTAPGSSRAGRNAQVSKRNLLPPELGQEATAPRLGPRGPHEGGHTQRARLAFSAVPRGAGFAESDPEAGLRGGPGIRQTRSLGAAGGTRRRRPGSLDVVSSASSTKTSLPGAFLEHLGPLKGCWPPKATRRPPRVVRTRGDRQPSPCVQAASKLEQNRIMKLTSPELPGSSLGRKLMNPKQDVGPSAFPAQRELPRGPQDGDGVARGGWGRAGVWGECEEPTSPLPYKVADTSPPATLSPDSGGATSPPSGGRRGWPQQVHTRAPRASEHLPLVSSLTCGPLDHLQFPATIPSSELTGPRCENVITLQRRPGLGRGDGGEVPGSKSRREVVEPGPLCDVVPAHRRSGAGRPLLQGTHPALSPPGQQLSTGPRARGFHGAGGAAAGSGQVPPRKLTLSCLLGEAAASGRWHPGSRVEEEATRQEASREGRRVRRVAGREFPADNEEGTSWTEPGSGCHQVWEEYVCDPTRKDVGISLGKREDEAAGADLGLGSAGRAVSVRRAGRAQRPQRDPDVSGERGRPGTLTSVPGPSRLSGAPPVTLLHGWVPAMCPLSGGRPGAGAERTGLRLLVPADIGDPVPQVSLPWMAREVGRHGAGLGLRVRPPHSPLADRPPWVSVRPGGAPAAVLEAPSPPGPRFPRSPGQASPSAPSPGIRHRARGPRATAPARGELANSAPRWPPSPLPPQAAFPAPPQGGRHGDPSVPVRPACSRGWLPSPAPVGPVISPSGPTAAAPGLPLSVSASRGGPAVPGVSPKGVSPGLMDGFREGFLEEAAPG